GGGGGCAAGGTGTTTGCGCCCTTGGCGAGCCTGGGCTATGAGTACCAATACGCCGTGGTGAACACCGCCACCAACGCCGTGGTGCAGGTGGCTCCCGCGGCTGACCTGCGCTCCCTGCCGGCCGGCACCTACGATGTGTACGGCCTGCTGCTGCAGGGCGGCTACAACGTGAGCTCGCTGCAAAACGGCTTGTTGAGCAGTCTGCAGACGGCCCTGGGCAACCTGGCGCCCTGCGGCCAGCTCAGCACCAACACCCGGCGCGTCACCATCACCGGCAACCCGCTGCCGGTGGTGCTCACCAGCTTCACGGGCCGGGCCGCCGGGCCGGTGAACGCCCTGGAATGGACCACGGCTTCGGAAGAGAAAGTGGCGTATTTTGAAGTGCAGCGCAGCCTCGACGGCACCACGTTTGCCGCGCTGGGCCGGGTGCCGGCCACTAACACCAGCACGGCCCACCGCTATACTCTCTCCGACACTGCCCCGCCCGCTGGCCTGGCCTACTACCGCCTGCTGGTGCAGGACCAAGACGGCCCGGCCAGCTACTCGCCCACCGTCAGCGTGCAGCGCGACGCAGCCCCTCAACCGGCGCTCAGCCTGCAGGCTTTCCCCAACCCGGTTCCCACGGGCACCACGCTGCAGCTGCAGCTGCAAAGCCCCCGCGCCCAAACCGTGCAGCTCAGCGCCACCGACCTGGTGGGCCGCACCGTGTGGCAACAGACGGTGACGCTGCCCGCCGGCACCACCTTGCTGCCCGTGCCCGGTACCAGCCGCTGGCAGGGCCTCTACGTGTTCAAGCTGCAGCCGACCACGGGTGCGCCGCTGCAGCAGAAGGTATCGTTTTAAAAGGTGCTGCCGCAGCAGTAAAGCAAAACGGTCATGCTGAGCATGACCGTTTTGCTTTACTGCTTTGCCATCCGGCGCTTCAGGCCTTTTAGCCACGCGTAGGTGGCCTCCTGAGCACGCAGGGGCTTTTCGCCTTCGGCGGCTTCAATGTATTTGTTGTCGAAATCGCGGGCCTTCACATTGTCGCGGCGCTGCAGGTCGAGCAGGTGGCGCACTTCAGCCCGCAGGCCGTCGTCGAAGATGGGGAAAGCTACTTCCACGCGGCGGTCGAGGTTGCGTGTCATCCAGTCAGCCGACGAAACGTACACTTTCTCCTCGCCGCCATGGCCGAATACATACACGCGGCTATGCTCCAGGAAACGGTCTACTAGGCCGCGCTGCTGAATGTTGGCACTGCATTCGGGCAGGCCCGGCAGCAAGCGGCCAATGCCGCGCACAATGAGCTCGATGCGCACGCCGGCCTTGCTGGCTTCGTAGAGCTTGGCAATCATGCCTTCGTCCTCAATGGCGTTGACCTTGAGAATGATGGAGGCATCCCTGCCCTTTTTGGCCTGCTTGATTTCGTAGTCGATGAGGGTGCTGAGGCCGGGGCGCAGGCCGAAAGGCGCCACCAGCAGGTATTCCAGCTGGGGCACGGTGCTTTGGTCGAGCAGGTAGCCAAACACGGCCGCCGACTCCTGCGTGAGCCGCTCATCGGCCGTGAACAGACCGTGGTCGGTGTAAAGGCCGGCGGTGCTTTCGTTGAAGTTGCCGGTGCTGAAATAGGCGTAGCGGCGGGTGGTTTCGTCGGCTTCGCGGCGCGCAATGAGCAGCAGCTTGCTGTGGCACTTGAGCTCGGGCGGCGTGAACACGACGTGGGCGCCGGCGCGCTTCAGCTTGTCGGCCCAAAACAGGTTCGACTCTTCGTCAAAGCGCGCTTTCAGCTCCACCACGGCCGTGACCTGCTTGCCGTGCTTGGCGGCTTTGAGCAAGGCTTTTACCACGGCGCTTTTGCTGGCCACGCGGTAGAGCGTGATGCTGATGCTGGACACGCGCGGGTCGGTGGCGGCTTCGCGCAGCAGGCGCGTCACGTAGTCGAAGCTTTGGTAGGGCGGGTGCAGCAGGTGGTCGCGCTGCCCAATGGCGTCGAGCAGGCTGCCCGTGCGCGGCAGCGTGGGGTGGGCCAGCGCCGGCCACTCGGGGTACTGGAAGCTGGTTTCGCCAAAATCCGGGAAGCCGAAAAAGTCGCGGAAATTGTGGTAGCGGCTGCCTTCCACCAGCTCTTCGTCGGTGATGCCGGTTTTCTGTTTGATGGCGCGCAGGGCCTCGGCGGGCATGCGGGGGTCGTAGAGCAGGCGGGCCGGAAAACCGGTGGTGCGCTTGGCCAGGCTGCTGCGGATTTTCTCCATCAAGTCGCCCGATACTTCTTCCTCGATATCAAGCTCCGCATCGCGCGAGAGCTTGATGGCGTTGACGTCGACCCGCTCGTACGCCGGAAACAGCTCGGCCGCGCCGACCCGGATAACGTCGTCGAGAAACAACACGAACCGCTCCTCGCCCTCGTCCGGCAGGCGCACGAAGCGGCCGCCGTGGCGCTTGGTGGGCAGCTCCATCACCAGCACACGCTCAGCTTCGGCTTTGGCCTTACGCTCGCGCGGCTGGCTGAGGAAGAAGGTGAGGTAGACGGCCTGGTCCTTCAGAAAGAGGTGGTGCAGCGTCTCGTCCAGCGCCACCGGCGAGAGCAGGTCGCGCACGTTTTCGCGGAAGTAGCGGGCCGTCCACTCGCGCTGCGCGTCGGTCAGCTCCGCTTCGCTGATGAGGTGAATGTGGTGGGCGTTAAGCTCGGGCAGTAGCTGCTCCCTGAACGTGGCGCCGAATTCCTCCTGCTGCCGCGCCACTTCGGCCAGCACTTCCTTCAGCACGCGCTTGGGCCGCTCGCTGAGCCGGGCGCGGGTTTTCTTTTTGAGCTTGGCCAGTCGCCGCAGCGTGGCCACGCGCACCTTGAAAAACTCGTCGAGGTTGCTGCTGAAAATGGCCAGAAACTTGAGCCGTTCCAGCAGCGGCACGGCGGGGCTCTGGGCTTCTTGCAGCACGCGGGCGTTGAAACGCAGCCAGCTCAGGTCGCGGGAAAGGACTTTCAATTCGTGGGGATTATTGAAAAAATTAACGAAATGGGCCTGCTGAACGAAGTCAAAGCATCTCTACCGCTTCGTTACGAAGGCATTAAATCCTTCTACGGCAGAGATGCGTCGGCTGTGTCTGGCCAGACGTTATTTTTTCGTAATCCAGTTTGCCGACGGCTTATTCCGCATTGCGCGGGTAGTCGTAGAAGTAGAACTCGGCGTTGGCTTTGGCCACGTCTTCCCAGCGGTCGGTATCGAAGCGCAGGCACACCACGGCGGCGGTGGGCATCTCGTTCAGCGACGACGGCGACAGCTCATTGGCCGTTTCGGTGATGGTGGGGTTGTGGCCCACTAGCAGCACCGAAGCAGCCGTGTCGGGCAGGTGGTGAATGACGCCGAGCAGCCCGTCCACGTCGGTGTTGTAGATGCCGGCATCGACCACAATCTTGTCGTGGGGGTATTGCATTTCGCGGGCCACCAGCACGGCCGTGCTCATGGCGCGCACGGCCGGCGAGCTCACCACCAAATCTGGGCAGATGCGGCGCTTGGCCAGGGCCTTGCCCATGAGCGGGGCATCGTCGCGGCCCCGGTCGTTGAGGGGGCGTTCCTGGTCGCTGAGCTCGTCGAAGCTCCAGCTGGATTTGGCGTGGCGAAGGAGGTACAGGGTTTTCATGAAAGCGAAGCTAGGGGCGTTTGGCTTACCGCGGACATTAGGAAAAGGTTATGGTGCAGGACGCCCGAAAATTCATTCGGCCGCAGAAGCAACAGTGGCTTACCACCAAGTGCTAAATGCTGCATTGGCCCGAATGCAGCGCACCAAAAAAGCCCCGGCCATGTGGCCGGGGCTTTTCCAGTTTGAAAGAATAGCTCAGAAGAAGCAGCGGAAACAACGGGTTATTGCAGCACCACCTTGCGGGTCAGCACCTCGGCGCCGGCCTGCACGCGCAGCGTGTAGAGGCCTGCGGCCAGGCCACGGGTCGCCACGGTCTGCTCGCCGGTGCCGGCCAGGGGCTGGTGTTTCACCACTTGGCCCAGGGCGTTCAGCAGCGCGACCGTGCCGGTGCCGGCCGTACCGGTGGCCAGGTGAAACAGCAGCTCGCCGGTGGCACTGGGGTTGGGGTACACGGCGAGGGCGGTGCTAAGGCTGTTGCGGCTGCTCGACACCACCGAGGGAGTAATGGTGAACGTACCCGGTGTATCCGAAGCGCCAAAGCCGCTCACGGCCAGATAATAGCCTTGGCCCACCGTGAGGCCACTCACCGATACGGTGCCCAGGGCCGTGTTGGCTGTGCCGCTGCCTTCGCACTGCACCAGGTTGAACGGACCAGCCGAGCAGCTGGGGCTGGTGAAGATGCGCAAGGTGCCGGCAGGGGCGCCGGTCAGCGTCAGGGTCATGTTCGGGCCGGTGGGCGAGAAGGCAAACCACACGTCGCGGGGCAGGTTGCCGCCGCCGCAGGCCGGCGTGCTGATGCCGGCTTGGGTGCTGGTGCTGGCACCGCTGTTCGAAGACGTCGTGGTGACGCCGGTAATTAGCGCCACGGCGTTGCAGGGCTCGTCGTTGGGCGGGGTGGGCTGATTGAAGGTGAGGGTCTGGGTGTTGTTGCTGGCGTTGCCGTCGGGGTTGCCGTTGGGCAGGCTGGCCGTCACGCTCAGGGTGTTGGTGCCGCTCACGCTCACGTTGGCGCCCTGCGTGAAGCTGAGCTGCTGGCTGGCGCCGGTGGCCAGCGAAAGGCCCGTGAAGGTTTGCGACACGGGCGTGGCCCCGTTGAGGCTGTAGGCCAACGTTACGGAGGCCAGCGGGCCCACGCCGTTGTTGCGAATGGTGACGCGCACGGGGTTCACGCCCGGCACGGCCACGGCCGTGGGCGAGTCGATGCTCACGAGGGCCACGTCGTCGGTCACGGGCGCAAACTCGTAGGCGCCCAGGTCGGGCGGCGTGGAGCGCAGCACGCCCGCAAAGTCGCGCGGCACGCGGGCCAGCGCAACGCCAGCGCCGTTGAGCGGAGCGGTGGTAGGCTGCAGGTTGCCCTGGGCCAGGTTGGCGAAGCGGGGCTCGGCCTGCACGCTGTTCTGGTCGTAGGCGTTGCCGTTGGCGGTGCGCCAGTCCGAGAGGGCCGCGTAGTTGGTGGTGCCGTAGCGGCCCGTGAAGTAGAGCGCGCCGGTGCCCACGTACAGGTCGTTGTAGTTCGAGGTGATGGTCGAGGTCGTCGTCACAAAGTACAGCGCGTACTTGCTGCCCGTGCCGCCGGTGCGCGTCACGCTCACCAGGTTGTTGCGGAAGTCGATGCCCGTGGCCGCGCCGGTCTGGTAAAAGCCGTAGGTGGTTCGCGTGGTGCCCGGCCCGGCGTTGTCGAGCGAAAACGTGTTGTGGTAGTAGCGGGCGAAGTCGGAGCTGGTGTTGTAGATGCCGTACTCCGTGCCCGCGCCGTTGAAGTTGTAGACGAGGTTGTTCACTGCGTCGTTTTCGGCCCCGGCCGTACCGTCGCTGGTGAAATACAGGCCGTACGCCGCCGCCGTGTCGCTGGTGTTGCCCGTGAAGCTGTCGTGGATGCGGTTGCGTTCGATGGCCGTGCCCGCGCTGCCCACCAGGTACACGCCATAAAAGGTGCTCACGTTGACGCGGGTGCTGCGGTGAATGTTATTGCCGAGCAACTGGGCGCCCGACTGGTTTTCCACGTCCAGACCGTAGGCGTAGAAGTCGCGGATTTCGTTGCCCGTCACGCGCAGGCCGGTGGCACGGCTCGTGGTGCTCGTGCCCGTCACAATCACGCAGTAGTAGCCGCCGCTGAGCACGTTGTTCTCGATGCGCAGGTTGCGCGCATCGCCGGCCGAAGTGCCCGATGCCACGCCGCCGCTGGCCGCAATGGCGGCATCGGCCGTGGTCGAGGTGGCCGTGGCCGGGCCCATCACCACGCAGCTGGCCACGCGGTTGTTGTTGGCCGCGCCCACCAGCAGCACGCCGATGCCGTAGGTGGTGCCCGCCGAAGCGTCAATGGTCAGGTTTTGCAGGGTCACGTAGTCGGTGCCGTTCAGCAGCACGGCGGCCGGCTGAGCCGAGGTGCCGGTGTAGCGCAGGGTCTGCTTGCTGGCGCCGCCGTCCACCACAATGGTGTCGGTGGCGCTCACGCCCGTTACCTGGTCCAGCGAAAACTGCTCATTGTACGGCCCGTTCAGCACGTTGAAGCGCACACTGGCCGAGATGCCGCCCGAGTTGAGCGCCGCCGCCACTTCCGCAAAACTGGCGAAATTGGTGCCGCCCGTGGGCTGGCTTTTGTTGATGGTGTAGGTGCCGGCCATGGCCGTGTACAGCGTCAGCGTCTGGCTGTTGTTGCCGGGGTTGGCGTCGGTGCTGCCATTGGGCAGGCTGGCCGTCACGGCCAGCACGTTGGCGCCCGTCACGATGGTGGCCGGGG
This DNA window, taken from Hymenobacter sp. 5317J-9, encodes the following:
- the ppk1 gene encoding polyphosphate kinase 1, producing MKVLSRDLSWLRFNARVLQEAQSPAVPLLERLKFLAIFSSNLDEFFKVRVATLRRLAKLKKKTRARLSERPKRVLKEVLAEVARQQEEFGATFREQLLPELNAHHIHLISEAELTDAQREWTARYFRENVRDLLSPVALDETLHHLFLKDQAVYLTFFLSQPRERKAKAEAERVLVMELPTKRHGGRFVRLPDEGEERFVLFLDDVIRVGAAELFPAYERVDVNAIKLSRDAELDIEEEVSGDLMEKIRSSLAKRTTGFPARLLYDPRMPAEALRAIKQKTGITDEELVEGSRYHNFRDFFGFPDFGETSFQYPEWPALAHPTLPRTGSLLDAIGQRDHLLHPPYQSFDYVTRLLREAATDPRVSSISITLYRVASKSAVVKALLKAAKHGKQVTAVVELKARFDEESNLFWADKLKRAGAHVVFTPPELKCHSKLLLIARREADETTRRYAYFSTGNFNESTAGLYTDHGLFTADERLTQESAAVFGYLLDQSTVPQLEYLLVAPFGLRPGLSTLIDYEIKQAKKGRDASIILKVNAIEDEGMIAKLYEASKAGVRIELIVRGIGRLLPGLPECSANIQQRGLVDRFLEHSRVYVFGHGGEEKVYVSSADWMTRNLDRRVEVAFPIFDDGLRAEVRHLLDLQRRDNVKARDFDNKYIEAAEGEKPLRAQEATYAWLKGLKRRMAKQ
- a CDS encoding histidine phosphatase family protein; amino-acid sequence: MKTLYLLRHAKSSWSFDELSDQERPLNDRGRDDAPLMGKALAKRRICPDLVVSSPAVRAMSTAVLVAREMQYPHDKIVVDAGIYNTDVDGLLGVIHHLPDTAASVLLVGHNPTITETANELSPSSLNEMPTAAVVCLRFDTDRWEDVAKANAEFYFYDYPRNAE
- a CDS encoding CARDB domain-containing protein — translated: MSRATRQQTMTPRTSRPLFRLGGLAAGLMLLTGTTAMAQLAGTYTIDKNQPTGGTNFASFAAAATALNTSGISASVRFNVLNGPYNEQFSLGQVMGVSATDTIVVDGGASKQTLRYTGTSAQPAAVLLNGTDYVTLQNLTVDVAAGATYGIGVHLVGAANNNRVANCVVMGTTGATSTTANAAIAASGTVTSASSAGDANNLRIENNVLSGGYYCLILTGTSTTARTTGIRVTGNEIRDFYVYGLDVENSSAPRVLNNNVHRSTRATVGAFYGVYLLGTASAAVERNRIHDPFTGNTAATGAAYGIYFSGDATAGAENDVVNNLVYNFNGSGTEYGCYNTSADYVRYYHNTISLDNQAATGTTQTTYGFYQTTSATGIELRNNVISVTRTGGSGDKTALAFVTTASTIASNYNDLYVGSGPGYVTGTYGTTDYATLANWRTANGGAYDQNSVQVNPEFVSPTLVPSASPLNGTATPLARVPRDFANALRSTTAPDLGAYEFTPASNDVAVESIDSPTAPVAPGARPVTVTIRNNGAVALNSVRLEYTLNGGTPVAQTFTLTGGVAPGTTRAVSFTTPATIVTGANVLAVTASLPNGSTDANPGNNSQTLTLYTAMAGTYTINKSQPTGGTNFASFAEVAAALNSGGISASVRFNVLNGPYNEQFSLDQVTGVSATDTIVVDGGASKQTLRYTGTSAQPAAVLLNGTDYVTLQNLTIDASAGTTYGIGVLLVGAANNNRVASCVVMGPATATSTTADAAIAASGGVASGTSAGDARNLRIENNVLSGGYYCVIVTGTSTTSRATGLRVTGNEIRDFYAYGLDVENQSGAQLLGNNIHRSTRVNVSTFYGVYLVGSAGTAIERNRIHDSFTGNTSDTAAAYGLYFTSDGTAGAENDAVNNLVYNFNGAGTEYGIYNTSSDFARYYHNTFSLDNAGPGTTRTTYGFYQTGAATGIDFRNNLVSVTRTGGTGSKYALYFVTTTSTITSNYNDLYVGTGALYFTGRYGTTNYAALSDWRTANGNAYDQNSVQAEPRFANLAQGNLQPTTAPLNGAGVALARVPRDFAGVLRSTPPDLGAYEFAPVTDDVALVSIDSPTAVAVPGVNPVRVTIRNNGVGPLASVTLAYSLNGATPVSQTFTGLSLATGASQQLSFTQGANVSVSGTNTLSVTASLPNGNPDGNASNNTQTLTFNQPTPPNDEPCNAVALITGVTTTSSNSGASTSTQAGISTPACGGGNLPRDVWFAFSPTGPNMTLTLTGAPAGTLRIFTSPSCSAGPFNLVQCEGSGTANTALGTVSVSGLTVGQGYYLAVSGFGASDTPGTFTITPSVVSSSRNSLSTALAVYPNPSATGELLFHLATGTAGTGTVALLNALGQVVKHQPLAGTGEQTVATRGLAAGLYTLRVQAGAEVLTRKVVLQ